In one window of Harpia harpyja isolate bHarHar1 chromosome 11, bHarHar1 primary haplotype, whole genome shotgun sequence DNA:
- the LOC128147696 gene encoding myomegalin-like isoform X9, protein MKETCRICARELCGNQRRWIFHTAAKLNLQVLLSHVLGRELCRDGKSEFACSKCAFMLDRIYRFDTVIARIEALSIERLQKLLLEKDRLKFCIASMYRRNNEDSSTDDRAGDGTVDLSNLPDVRYAALLQEDFAYSGYEYWTDQEEHSLEPHSCHSSEGASNRPRRCRGCAALRVADADYEAICKVPRKVARSISCGLSSRWSASVGNEESSVCDVAESASARVPVDGESMEEGTPASSVESLDTTVEASPPQQKDEDADKGVKGNGKCDDFSDDRMTPNSSLSGNRLELALSLIKALDYKPLQSPRGSRLPIPVKSSLPPPKLSRDLADGSASAGLACAGSAFLNADRKSLSRAPLGLPLEISELQELWDDLCEDYMPLRVQNLQDERQQLAPGDPAAGEHVSDLCAAELQGKIQQFEAANKLLQEKLNELNLELKSVQETSQKQVCTIQSLNEALKSKESKTQELYHIIEGQNETIAKLRDMLHRSHLGQLQMSESPLSSQEQQVSLLDLQNTLFCTKLEVRKLKRAQRQKEHQLAEARRATQLLETMVHEEEQQKEATWKHNQELRAVVQQLQTELQDKAQQLQTVEWEKCRELQAQEQRVQRLSQLLARKEQLLQESRELLQCQQSLDKSPAAMNAMLEKLQQRVSDRDAALERAVDEKFCALEKKEQELQQLHLSIRERGSDLERLCNVLSSNETTIHSLESLLKAKTLELEQVSATCQKLRWLKEEIEAKSCSRQKEQEGIIQQLQTCLHDRNKEVEELTATLLCKLGPGQSEVAEELCLRLQHKEKMLQDLLSDRNRQTIEHDAEIRELLQAVSTKEQQSRAAAEKMAHALAERSCELQILRQHVLGKEPVGNQSAGTRLLKQDKQPIQEILQRACGATAIARPPQGDSSCRTEGVTTSAAELEKDLVNAKEELELMAKKERESRRELTALQSVVAAQEEELQVQASDIESLTRTIQIKEDLIKDLQMQLVDPEEIPAVERLTQEVLVLREKVAVAESRGQEATGNRRQQLLLMLEGLVAERNRLNEALQAERQLYGSLVKFHTHPDSAARDHTLQVELEGVQELRGQLEEALGRSLECLSRLETQGAIGGQATGTDADDASTNFTDSIKEEAAHGVATQHSSPRAPKESGGTERTPMESTAPAVPKRELRAEEELRALKAQLEEAGFSSVSHIRKAMLSLCLENAELKERMGEATSLLESGEQEEAGLGSPLAPEPRRLQRKSRNTLGDRPASGSGDGQGVLAERGAVPTKRPALEARSQDDMPKRPCPGTPGGGDRSHVEGMAPGSGWPGLGAELRSQVAQGQRQCQELQDKLAASEATVRAQAEQLEKYHVLLREPHAQQLSKQVQVDFQDLGYETCGRSETEADRDETTSPECEEPDVFSEPSLGEEPGSPCRPRMPKAGKAAQKAMAPADVGALHQHIQDLKAQLLNANKVIQSLQRRARSVSVTSGYTSGTERPPPGPTALTSPAHSLTDEDEGWQSDGHGTLCPPALQAHRDLQHLVHRVTLLEAQLPATKPGGVLPKELQSATWPGKYDSLIQAQARELSHLRQTLREGRGVSRSLAQHLRDALRSFEDLLRGTDIDYYMGQGFREQLAQGRQLAERLSDKLGTRDRQDGEDKASHELLALRLSWELQEKEKVIESLEAKLQERCESPGSSHLPSESSRSATSSSFVSEGLEPCSDGDVASECSQCREEPARLAGLHFDSLSKPISAPLPALAPGLPPFLPAGRTPPAAPPAPPAPPLLGCCGTPVCSLAEAQQELQVLRRQLGESVTLPMAPAKPTAPLGPFGEGSKAPASLCRHGALQSLAEIPRASETHALWDVPPPSRPLYGALPSGYPSGQKLTGADLLEEHLMEIRSLRQRLEESICTNDRLREQLERRLASTSKASGLPSDVYAQTPEPGLQLSGENQALREDNRTLRLQRDHLSQELARVQEALLAACSRAREAEAELGQRRGEQRRLAEELAKHQDSVRQLRDERHSLQEDNNRLQHTVTLLQQQCEEHRLLLQTLRTELHVYESLPGPSAESRAGCFPSPPVRDVGTSSAAPRFSPLPSDTSVARQMDEPRGADPLVRKSEGPTGAHIVGRLDTYQALEQHILEGKTLARELMCLTRPALGLPNCPLPGKEALGWTGAGHLWGSASTLHRVLEECASLLTAFWSAVLPVSPAQHQGKEQVLQGEIAALRAQLSEREDALQSTAERLRSTTQLKDSMEQFIVSQLTRTHNVLRKARTNLEVKAQQALPVA, encoded by the exons ATGAAGGAAACCTGCCGGATTTGTGCCCGGGAGCTGTGCGGCAACCAGCGGCGATGGATCTTCCACACGGCGGCCAAGCTGAACCTCCAGGTGCTGCTCTCCCACGTCCTGGGCAGGGAGCTGTGCCGGGATGGCAAATCCGAGTTCGCTTGCAGCAAGTGTGCCTTCATGCTGGACCGCATCTACAGGTTCGACACTGTCATCGCACGCATCGAAGCCCTCTCCATCGAGCGCCTACAGAAACTGCTGCTGGAGAAAGACCGCCTCAAGTTCTGCATTGCAAGTATGTACCGCAGGAACAACGAAGACTCTAGCACAGATGACAGAGCTGGGGATGGGACTGTGGACCTTTCTAACCTGCCTGATGTACGGTATGCTGCCCTCCTTCAGGAGGACTTTGCTTATTCTGGGTATGAATATTGGACGGATCAAGAAGAGCACAGCTTGGAGCCACACAGCTGCCATTCTTCAGAGGGAGCAAGTAACCGCCCACGGCGCTGCCGTGGCTGTGCCGCGCTGCGGGTGGCCGATGCTGACTATGAAGCGATTTGCAAAGTGCCGCGAAAGGTGGCCAGAAGCATCTCCTGCGGGCTGTCCAGCCGGTGGTCGGCCAGCGTGGGCAACGAGGAGTCATCCGTGTGTGATGTGGCGGAGTCTGCCAGTGCCAGAGTGCCTGTGGATGGGGAGAGCATGGAGGAAGGCACGCCTGCATCCTCTGTTGAGTCCCTGGACACGACTGTGGAGGCAAGCCCTCCACAGCAGAAGGATGAAGATGCAGATAAGGGGGTGAAAGGGAATGGGAAATGTGACGATTTCTCAGATGACCGCATGACCCCAAACTCTTCGCTGAGCGGCAACAGGCTGGAGCTGGCCCTCAGTTTGATCAAGGCTTTGGACTACAAACCCCTTCAGAGCCCCCGAGGCAGCAGGCTACCTATTCCTGTGAAGTCCAGCTTGCCCCCTCCCAAGCTCAGCCGTGACTTGGCAGATGGCAGTGCTTCTGCTGGCTTAGCGTGTGCTGGTTCTGCCTTCCTGAATGCAGACAGAAAATCCCTTTCCAGAGCTCCTTTGGGTCTTCCCCTGGAGATTTCTGAACTGCAGGAGCTGTGGGATGACCTCTGTGAGGATTATATGCCGCTGCGGGTACAG aatttgcAGGATGAACGTCAGCAGCTGGCTCCAGGTGACCCTGCAGCAGGGGAGCACGTGTCCGATCtgtgtgctgcagagctgcagggcaaAATCCAGCAGTTCGAAGCTGCCAACAAG TTGTTACAGGAAAAGCTGAATGAATTGAATTTGGAATTAAAATCCGTCCAAGAAACGTCGCAGAAGCAAGTTTGTACAATCCAGAGTCTGAATGAGGCCCTGAAGAGCAAAGAGAGTAAG ACACAAGAGCTGTACCATATCATTGAAGGGCAGAATGAGACAATAGCCAAGCTGCGGGACATGTTACACAGAAGCCATCTGGGACAGTTGCAG ATGTCAGAGAGCCCACTCTCATCCCAGGAGCAGCAAGTGTCACTGCTAGATCTTCAGAACACACTTTTCTGCACCAAGCTGGAGGTGCGGAAGCTGAAAAGAGCTCAGCGCCAGAAAGAGCATCAACTGGCTGAAGCCAGGAGAGCAACCCAGCTCCTAGAGACCATGGTGCatgaggaagagcagcagaaagaggCAACCTGGAAACACAACCAG GAGCTGCGTGCTGTAGTACAGCAGCTGCAGACAGAGCTGCAGGACAAGGCTCAGCAGCTCCAGACTGTGGAGTGGGAGAAATGCCGTGAGCTGCAGGCCCAGGAGCAGAGAGTTCAGCGTTTGAGTCAGCTTCTGGCTCGCAAGGAACAGCTTCTGCAG GAATCAAGGGAGCTTCTGCAATGCCAGCAAAGCTTGGACAAGAGCCCTGCAGCCATGAATGCCATGTTGGAGAAACTGCAGCAGCGAGTCAGTGACAGGGATGCTGCTCTGGAG CGAGCAGTAGATGAGAAGTTCTGTGCACTGGAGAAGAAGGAGCAAGAGCTGCAACAGCTCCATCTCTCGATAAGGGAGCGTGGAAGTGACCTGGAGAGACTGTGCAATGTCCTGTCCAGCAATGAGACTACCATTCAC AGCCTGGAGAGCCTCCTGAAAGCCAAAACCCTGGAACTAGAGCAGGTCTCAGCAACCTGCCAAAAACTCCGCTGGCTCAAGGAGGAGATTGAGGCCAAatcctgcagcaggcagaaggagcaggaggggatCATCCAGCAGCTGCAGACCTGCCTGCATGACAGGAACAAGGAAGTGGAG GAGCTTACAGCAACTCTGCTGTGCAAGCTGGGCCCAGGACAGAGTGAGgtagcagaggagctgtgcttgCGTCTCCAGCACAAGGAGAAAATGCTGCAGGATCTTCTCAGTGACAGGAACCGTCAGACCATAGAGCATGATGCTGAAATCcgggagctgctgcaggctgtgagcaccaaggagcagcagagcaga GCAGCTGCTGAGAAGATGGCACACGCTTTGGCTGAAAGGAGCTGCGAGTTACAAATCCTACGCCAGCATGTGTTGGGGAAGGAGCCTGTCGGGAACCAGTCGGCTGGTACCAGGCTGTTGAAGCAGGACAAACAGCCCATACAA GAAATACTGCAAAGAGCTTGTGGAGCTACAGCCATTGCCAGACCCCCACAGGGGGAcagcagctgcaggacagagggag TTACGACGTCAGCAGCAGAACTGGAGAAGGATCTTGTTAATGCCAAAGAGGAGCTGGAGCTAATggcaaagaaggaaagggaaagcagg CGGGAGCTCACTGCTCTCCAGTCTGTCGTGGCCGCGCAGGAGGAAGAGCTGCAAGTGCAGGCCTCAGATATAGAGTCCTTGACCAGGACTATCCAGATCAAAGAGGACCTCATCAAG GATCTGCAGATGCAGCTGGTGGATCCCGAAGAAATTCCAGCCGTGGAAAGGCTGACGCAAGAAGTGCTGGTTCTTCGGGAGAAAGTGGCCGTAGCAGAGTCACGAGGACAGGAGGCTACTGGAAACAGAAGGCAGCAG TTGTTGCTGATGCTGGAAGGGCTGGTGGCTGAAAGGAATCGGTTAAATGAGGCTCTCCAGGCAGAGAGGCAGCTCTACGGCAGCCTGGTAAAGTTTCACACACACCCAGACAG CGCTGCGAGAGACCACACTCTGCAGGTGGAGCTGGAGGGGGTCCAGGAGCTCCGGGGACAGCTGGAAGAAGCTCTTGGAAGAAGCTTGGAGTGTTTGAGCAGGCTGGAGACACAGGGCGCCATAGGAG GTCAGGCCACAGGCACAGATGCTGATGATGCCAGCACCAACTTCACCGACAGCATCAAGGAGGAGGCAGCCCATGGTGTGGCAACCCAGCAC AGCAGCCCCCGGGCCCCTAAGGAAAGCGGGGGCACTGAAAGGACCCCGATGGAGAGCACGGCACCTGCTGTGCCGAAGCGGGAGCTGCGGGCGGAAGAGGAGCTGCGGGCGTTGAAGGCGCAGCTGGAGGAAGCCGGCTTCTCCTCTGTCTCCCACATCAG GAAGGCGATGCTGAGCCTGTGCCTGGAGAATGCGGAGCTGAAGGAGCGGATGGGTGAAGCCACATCGCTGCTGGAgagtggggagcaggaggaggctgggctgggcagccccCTGGCACCTGAGCCCCGCAGGCTGCAGCGAAAGAGCCGCAACACCCTTGGGGACCGCCCGGCCAGCGGCAGTGGGGATGGCCAGGGGGTCCTGGCAGAGAGGGGAGCTGTGCCCACCAAACGTCCAGCGCTGGAGGCACGATCCCAGGATGACATGCCCAAGAGACCCTGCCCTGGTACCCCGGGCGGAGGAGATAGGAGCCAC GTGGAGGGCATGGCCCCTGGCAGTGGCTGGCCGGGGCTGGGTGCAGAGCTGCGCTCCCAGGTGGCACAGGGCCAAAGGCagtgccaggagctgcaggacaaGCTTGCCGCCTCGGAGGCCACGGTGCGGGCACAAGCCGAGCAGCTGGAGAAGTACCACGTCCTGCTCC GTGAACCCCACGCCCAGCAGCTCAGCAAGCAAGTGCAGGTGGACTTCCAGGACCTGGGCTATGAGACGTGCGGGCGAAGCGAGACCGAGGCTGACCGAGACGAGACCACCAGCCCTG AGTGTGAGGAGCCAGATGTATTCAGTGAGCCCAGCCTCGGCGAGGAGCCAGGGTCGCCGTGCCGGCCAAGGATGCCCAAGGCGGGCAAGGCTGCCCAGAAAGCCATGGCTCCGGCAGATGTGGGGGCCCTGCACCAGCACATCCAGGACCTCAAAGCACAACTGCTCAATGCCAACAAGGTGATCCAGAGCCTGCAGCGCCGTGCCCGCTCCGTCTCTGTCACCAGTGGCTACACCTCGGGCACTGAGCGGCCCCCGCCGGGTCCCACGGCCCTGACCTCCCCAGCTCACAGCCTCACCGACGAGGATGAGGGCTGGCAGTCGGACGGCCATGGCACCCTCTGCCCGCCTGCCCTGCAGGCACACCGCGACCTGCAGCACCTGGTGCACCGTGTCACCCTCCTCGAGGCACAGCTGCCCGCAACCAAACCTGGAGGTGTTTTGCCCAAGGAGCTGCAATCTGCCACTTGGCCAGG GAAGTATGACTCGCTGATCCAAGCGCAGGCTCGGGAGCTCTCCCACCTGCGGCAGACGCTGCGGGAGGGCCGTGGGGTGAGCCGCAGCCTGGCCCAGCACCTGCGCGATGCTCTGCGGTCCTTTGAGGACCTCCTCCGCGGCACCGACATCGACTACTACATGGGCCAGGGCTTCCGGGAGCAGCTggcccagggcaggcagctggctgaGAGGCTCAGCGACAAGCTGGGCACCA GAGATCGACAAGATGGGGAGGATAAAGCCAGCCATGAACTCCTGGCACTGAG GCTCAGCTGGGAACTccaggagaaggagaaggtgatTGAGAGCTTGGAGGCAAAGCTGCAGGAGCGCTGTGagtccccaggcagcagccacCTGCCCTCCGAGTCGTCCCGCTCTGCCACCAGCTCCTCCTTTGTGTCCGAGGGGCTGGAGCCCTGCTCCGATGGGGATGTAGCCAGCGAATGCAGCCAGTGCCGCGAAGAGCCCGCCCGACTCGCAG GCCTTCACTTTGACTCCTTGTCCAAACCCATTAGTGCCCCCCTGCCTGCACTGGCCCCCGGGCTGCCCCCCTTCCTGCCTGCCGGGCGCACCCCTCCTGCGGCTCCCCCggctcccccagctcccccacTCCTGGGCTGCTGCGGGACCCCCGTCTGCTCCCTGGCTGAGGCGCAGCAGGAACTGCAGGTGCTCCGGAGGCAGCTGGGAGAAA GTGTGACGCTGCCCATGGCACCAGCAAAGCCCACAGCCCCACTGGGCCCCTTCGGAGAGGGCAGCAAAGCCCCAGCATCGCTCTGCCGACACGGCGCGCTGCAGAGCCTGGCTGAGATCCCCAGGGCCAGCGAGACCCATGCCCTCTGGGATGTACCCCCTCCCAGCCGGCCACTCTACGGGGCCTTGCCATCAGGGTACCCCTCCGGCCAGAAGCTGACAG GGGCAGACCTGCTGGAGGAACACTTGATGGAGATCCGCAGCCTGCGCCAGCGCCTCGAGGAGTCCATCTGCACCAACGATCGGCTCCGGGAGCAGCTCGAACGCCGCCTGGCCTCTACCAGCAAGGCCAGTG GATTGCCCAGCGATGTCTATGCCCAGACGCcagagccagggctgcagctgagTGGGGAGAACCAGGCTCTGCGTGAGGACAACCGGACCCTGCGGCTCCAGCGTGACCACCTCTCCCAAG AGCTGGCGCGGGTGCAGGAGGCACTCCTGGCTGCCTGCTCCCGAGCACGGGAGGCTGAAGCAGAGCTGGGCCAGAGGCGTGGGGAGCAGCGgaggctggcagaggagcttgccaagcacCAAGACAGTGTCCGGCAGCTCCGGGACGAGCGGCACTCTCTGCAGGAGGACAACAACAG GCTGCAACACACAGTGAcgctcctgcagcagcagtgtgagGAGCACCGCCTGCTCCTGCAGACCCTGCGCACGGAGCTGCACGTCTACGAGAGCCTCCCTGGCCCCTCTGCTGAGAGCCGTGCAG GCTGCTTCCCATCTCCTCCGGTGCGGGATGTTGGCACAAGTTCAGCAGCTCCTCGCTTCTCCCCACTACCCTCTGACACGTCAGTGGCCCGGCAGATGGACG AGCCACGCGGGGCAGACCCACTGGTCAGGAAGAGTGAGGGACCGACGGGGGCTCACATCGTTGGCCGCCTGGACACCTACCAGGCCCTGGAGCAGCACATCCTGGAGGGGAAGACACTGGCCCGCGAGCTGATGTGTCTCACGCGCCCGGCACTTGGGCTGCCCAACTGCCCACTCCCAGGAAAGGAG GCCCTGGGGTGGACGGGCGCAGGGCACCTCTGGGGCAGCGCCAGCACCCTGCACCGTGTCCTGGAGGAGTGCGCGTCTCTCCTTACCGCCTTCTGGAGCGCCGTGCTGCCTGTCagtcctgcccagcaccagggcAAG GAGCAGGTGCTACAGGGTGAGATTGCAGCGCTGCGGGCCCAGCTCTCTGAGAGGGAGGAtgctctgcagagcacagctgagcGGCTGCGCAGCACAACCCAGCTCAAGGACAGCATGGAGCAGTTCATCGTGAGCCAGC TGACCAGGACCCACAACGTGCTGCGCAAGGCCAGGACGAACCTGGAG GTGAAGGCCCAGCAGGCCCTGCCCGTCGCCTGA